One genomic segment of Desulfomicrobium sp. ZS1 includes these proteins:
- a CDS encoding extracellular solute-binding protein, which translates to MKRLVFTVLCLMLAAQALAASKELYVYNWSEYMPDSVLEDFTKETGIKVIMSTYDSNEALYAKIRMVDAKGYDLIVPSTDFVARMHKEGLLMPLDKTKLTNLANVNPKLMNQAFDPDNTYSVPYMWGSTAIAVNTTNPVAAAVTSYADLWKPELKGKILLPNDMRGVLGMGLKRLGYSLNETDPAKVAEACELLMPLMASVRVFDSDSPKQALLNNEVQAAVLWNGEAYIASDENPDIRYVYPTEGFSLWVDNLCIPKNAANVDNAHLFIDYLLRPEVAAFICQEMGYSSPNLAAQAILPEDVRGNTIVYPGPDDMARGEFETDLGPAVKAYEECWMRLKTQ; encoded by the coding sequence ATGAAACGATTGGTATTCACTGTCCTGTGCCTCATGCTGGCTGCCCAGGCATTGGCGGCATCCAAGGAACTGTATGTCTACAATTGGTCCGAATACATGCCGGACAGCGTGCTTGAGGATTTCACCAAAGAGACCGGCATCAAGGTCATCATGTCTACCTACGACAGCAATGAGGCCCTCTACGCCAAGATCAGGATGGTCGATGCCAAGGGGTACGACCTCATCGTGCCGTCCACGGATTTCGTGGCCCGCATGCACAAGGAGGGGCTGCTCATGCCCCTGGACAAAACCAAGCTGACCAATCTGGCCAACGTGAATCCCAAGCTCATGAACCAGGCCTTTGATCCGGACAACACCTACAGCGTGCCCTACATGTGGGGTTCCACGGCCATCGCCGTGAACACCACGAACCCGGTCGCGGCGGCGGTCACGTCCTACGCCGACCTGTGGAAGCCGGAACTTAAAGGCAAAATCCTGCTGCCCAACGACATGCGCGGAGTGCTCGGCATGGGCCTGAAGCGTCTGGGCTACTCGCTCAACGAGACCGACCCGGCCAAAGTGGCCGAGGCCTGCGAGCTGCTGATGCCGCTCATGGCGAGCGTGCGCGTCTTTGATTCTGACTCCCCCAAGCAGGCGCTCTTGAACAACGAGGTGCAGGCGGCTGTGCTTTGGAACGGCGAGGCCTATATCGCTTCGGACGAAAATCCGGACATCCGCTACGTATACCCCACCGAAGGTTTCAGTCTCTGGGTCGACAATCTTTGCATCCCCAAAAATGCGGCCAACGTGGACAACGCCCACCTTTTCATCGACTACCTCCTGCGGCCCGAAGTGGCGGCGTTTATCTGTCAGGAGATGGGCTATTCCTCTCCCAATCTGGCTGCCCAGGCAATTCTTCCCGAAGATGTACGCGGAAACACCATCGTTTACCCCGGTCCCGATGACATGGCTCGGGGCGAATTTGAGACCGACCTGGGTCCGGCCGTGAAGGCCTACGAAGAGTGCTGGATGCGGCTCAAAACGCAGTAG
- a CDS encoding ABC transporter substrate-binding protein, with amino-acid sequence MKRLVVVIAILLCSVLSAQAAELDPAKAKAEGTATFYANITAVEPIMEGFEADTGVKGAYTRISTSKFIATVLTEFEAGKLMADVVQAPLPVLEILKSKGVLASYSSPAAAGYADWTRKDDAIQLFGIEYVGLIYNKELVKAADVPKRYEDLADPKWKDKIVMANPANHATTISWLVGLKETVFASEEEWMSFLKGLAANKPMFVASFGPTPAPVESGEKLIAISMPKYIITKAPAPLDWARVEQPLLGTPRAIAVTSKAPHPNAARLFVDYWLSEKAMGILAKDVGEYVLAPGVYPPIDGMDKATVMPIRDLSDEEIRKWGDQFKAIFDVQ; translated from the coding sequence ATGAAAAGATTGGTGGTTGTGATTGCGATTCTGTTGTGCTCGGTTCTGTCCGCCCAGGCGGCGGAACTGGATCCGGCCAAGGCCAAGGCCGAGGGCACGGCGACCTTTTATGCCAACATCACCGCGGTGGAGCCGATCATGGAGGGTTTCGAGGCCGACACCGGGGTCAAGGGCGCATACACCAGAATTTCCACTTCGAAATTTATCGCCACGGTCCTGACGGAATTCGAGGCGGGCAAGCTCATGGCCGACGTGGTGCAGGCGCCGCTTCCGGTTCTTGAGATCCTCAAATCCAAGGGCGTGCTTGCCTCCTACAGTTCGCCGGCTGCTGCGGGCTATGCGGACTGGACCAGGAAGGACGACGCCATCCAGCTTTTCGGCATCGAGTACGTAGGGCTCATTTACAACAAAGAGCTGGTCAAGGCGGCCGACGTCCCCAAACGCTACGAGGATCTGGCCGATCCCAAGTGGAAGGACAAGATCGTGATGGCCAATCCCGCCAATCATGCCACCACCATCTCCTGGCTGGTTGGCCTCAAGGAAACCGTATTCGCGTCCGAAGAGGAATGGATGAGCTTCCTCAAGGGGCTGGCGGCCAACAAACCCATGTTCGTGGCTTCTTTCGGCCCCACGCCCGCTCCGGTTGAGAGCGGCGAGAAGCTCATCGCCATCTCCATGCCCAAGTACATCATCACCAAGGCTCCGGCCCCCCTGGACTGGGCCCGGGTGGAGCAGCCGTTGCTGGGCACGCCACGCGCCATCGCAGTGACCTCCAAGGCGCCGCACCCCAACGCCGCGCGTCTTTTCGTGGACTACTGGCTGTCTGAAAAGGCCATGGGCATCCTGGCCAAGGACGTGGGCGAATACGTTCTCGCGCCCGGCGTTTATCCGCCCATCGACGGCATGGACAAGGCCACGGTCATGCCCATCCGCGATCTCTCCGACGAGGAGATCCGCAAGTGGGGCGACCAGTTCAAGGCCATTTTCGACGTGCAGTGA
- the potB gene encoding spermidine/putrescine ABC transporter permease PotB: MKNDGFFKLAVIVGAISWMAIFAFVPNVLVFLASFSSTSSANFIEPGFSFNNYARLMDATHLGILLSSLRLSGLVTVICLVTAYPFAAVLARTPKPLRNTLLLLVIIPFWTNSLVRTYAMTAMLNSSGIVNNVLLALGIIDSPLAMMYTPGAVVLGLVYTLLPFMILPLYAALERLDRRYLEAARDLGASPWRAFWKVVVPLTMPGIVSGCMLVFLPGIGMFYVSDVLGGAKAMLLGNFIRDQFLTTRDWPLGAAASVTLTVLMGVMLLLYWKSAARLGRKEA, translated from the coding sequence ATGAAAAATGACGGCTTCTTCAAGCTCGCCGTCATAGTCGGCGCCATCTCCTGGATGGCGATTTTTGCTTTTGTACCCAATGTCCTGGTCTTCTTGGCCAGTTTCAGCTCCACGTCTTCCGCGAACTTCATTGAGCCCGGCTTTTCATTCAATAACTACGCCCGGCTGATGGATGCGACTCATCTGGGCATTCTGTTGTCTTCCCTGCGTCTCTCCGGACTGGTCACGGTCATCTGTCTCGTCACGGCCTATCCTTTCGCCGCCGTTCTGGCCCGGACTCCCAAGCCGCTGCGCAACACCCTGCTTCTGCTGGTGATCATCCCGTTCTGGACCAATTCTCTGGTGCGCACCTACGCCATGACCGCCATGCTCAACTCCAGCGGCATCGTGAACAATGTGCTCCTGGCCTTGGGTATCATCGATTCGCCCCTGGCCATGATGTACACCCCCGGAGCCGTGGTCCTGGGCTTGGTGTACACGCTGCTTCCGTTCATGATCCTGCCCCTTTACGCGGCCCTGGAGCGCCTCGACCGCCGCTATCTTGAAGCGGCCCGGGATCTGGGCGCGAGTCCCTGGCGGGCATTCTGGAAAGTGGTCGTGCCCTTGACCATGCCCGGCATCGTTTCGGGCTGCATGTTGGTCTTTCTGCCGGGTATCGGCATGTTCTACGTGTCCGACGTGCTCGGCGGGGCCAAGGCCATGCTGCTTGGCAACTTCATTCGCGACCAGTTTCTGACCACCCGCGACTGGCCTTTGGGAGCTGCGGCCAGCGTGACTCTGACCGTGCTCATGGGCGTGATGCTCCTTCTCTACTGGAAGAGCGCTGCCCGGCTGGGCAGGAAGGAGGCCTGA
- a CDS encoding serine dehydratase subunit alpha family protein, whose protein sequence is MSFCVKDILRMQVAPALGCTEPVAVALAAAAARAVLPGRPERVDLWVDPNIYKNGLAVIIPGTGGLSGLDLAGALGVFGGDASLGLEVLEPLDEESVQAARALVRDGGVSLNLLQDQRGLFIRAEVFDGSHVAEAVVRDMHDNVVSVSLDGTVLPRAQTSSTIAASSEMPRLEAWIKALSLADLVRLLDDLDDEDREFLMEGVRTNMRLAEHGLKFGPGLGIGKALDRLVRQKLICRDMILAARILTSAASDARMGGVKLPAMSSAGSGNHGLTAILPIWAIRDFIVCDEKDVLEAMALSHLVTAYVKAHTGRLSAICGCSVAAGAGASAGIAYLLGGNLAHIAGAIKNIIEDLAGVICDGAKAGCSLKLATAAGTAVQAALFSLQGINVMDTDGIIGASPEETMRNIGMLSTEGMIETDRTILKIMLAKRFSGF, encoded by the coding sequence ATGAGCTTTTGCGTCAAGGATATTTTGCGAATGCAGGTCGCGCCGGCTTTGGGCTGCACCGAGCCGGTGGCTGTGGCCCTGGCCGCCGCCGCTGCCAGGGCTGTTCTGCCGGGCAGGCCCGAGCGGGTGGATTTGTGGGTCGACCCCAATATTTACAAGAACGGGCTGGCCGTCATCATTCCCGGCACCGGGGGCCTGAGCGGACTGGATCTGGCCGGAGCCCTGGGGGTTTTCGGCGGCGATGCGTCCCTGGGGTTGGAAGTCCTTGAACCGCTGGATGAAGAATCCGTGCAGGCGGCGCGCGCCCTTGTCCGTGACGGCGGCGTGAGCTTGAACCTGCTCCAGGACCAGCGCGGCCTTTTCATCCGCGCCGAGGTTTTCGACGGCTCGCACGTGGCCGAGGCCGTGGTCCGCGACATGCACGACAACGTGGTTAGCGTGAGCCTGGACGGAACCGTTTTGCCCCGCGCCCAGACGTCGAGCACGATTGCCGCCTCCAGCGAAATGCCCCGCCTGGAGGCCTGGATCAAGGCCCTGTCCCTGGCGGATCTGGTTCGACTGCTTGACGATCTGGACGACGAGGACCGCGAATTTCTGATGGAAGGGGTGCGCACCAACATGCGCCTGGCCGAGCATGGCCTCAAGTTCGGTCCCGGCCTCGGCATCGGCAAGGCTCTGGACCGCTTGGTGCGTCAGAAGCTTATTTGCCGGGATATGATCCTGGCCGCGCGTATCCTCACGTCGGCCGCTTCGGACGCACGCATGGGCGGGGTCAAGCTGCCGGCCATGAGCTCCGCCGGGAGCGGCAATCACGGCCTGACCGCCATTCTGCCCATCTGGGCCATCCGCGATTTCATCGTCTGCGACGAGAAGGACGTGCTCGAAGCCATGGCGCTGAGCCATCTGGTTACGGCCTACGTCAAGGCCCACACCGGGCGGCTTTCCGCCATCTGCGGCTGCTCCGTGGCCGCCGGGGCCGGGGCCAGCGCGGGCATCGCCTATCTGCTGGGCGGCAATCTGGCCCACATCGCCGGGGCCATCAAGAACATCATCGAAGATCTGGCCGGGGTCATCTGCGACGGGGCCAAGGCCGGATGCTCGCTCAAGCTGGCCACGGCCGCAGGCACGGCCGTGCAGGCCGCTCTTTTTTCACTGCAAGGTATAAATGTCATGGACACCGACGGAATCATCGGCGCTTCGCCCGAAGAGACCATGCGGAACATCGGCATGCTCAGCACCGAAGGCATGATCGAAACCGACCGGACCATTCTGAAAATAATGCTGGCCAAGCGTTTCTCCGGGTTCTGA
- a CDS encoding ABC transporter ATP-binding protein: MEIKIQGVSKHYFSEGKTIKALDDVTLTIPANQIFTLLGPSGCGKTTLLRCIVGLESPDSGEISIGDEVVWSKDKGIYVPTEERGLGMVFQTYAIWPHMNVFDNVAYPLQTRNVPRDVIRRKVEKTLRFVQLEGFEKRPATKLSGGQQQRVALARALVAEPKVILFDEPLSNLDAKLREETRKELRTFLTELSITAVYVTHDRIEALALSDSIAVMRAGRIIEIGSPQKIYFDADHRFVADFIGRANLVPAKVVKQAENVTVVETSFGIINCQKRDFAEGAPVTLCIRPEFIRVTPGSGEEGANVVQGKVESLVFIGEAFEMEIRAGDELLLAKVDADTRAQVGDALHFTLDPAHCLLVAV; encoded by the coding sequence ATGGAGATCAAAATCCAAGGCGTCAGCAAGCATTATTTTTCCGAAGGCAAGACCATAAAGGCATTGGATGACGTCACCCTGACCATCCCTGCCAACCAGATCTTTACGCTGCTTGGTCCGAGCGGGTGCGGCAAGACTACGCTGCTCCGGTGCATCGTGGGTCTTGAATCGCCCGATAGCGGAGAGATCAGCATTGGCGACGAGGTGGTCTGGTCCAAGGACAAGGGCATCTACGTGCCCACGGAAGAGCGGGGCCTGGGCATGGTTTTTCAGACCTACGCCATCTGGCCGCACATGAACGTTTTCGACAACGTGGCCTATCCGTTGCAAACCCGGAACGTGCCTCGGGACGTCATCCGCCGCAAAGTCGAGAAGACCCTGCGCTTCGTGCAATTGGAAGGCTTCGAGAAGCGTCCGGCCACCAAACTTTCCGGCGGGCAGCAGCAGCGCGTGGCCCTGGCCCGGGCCTTGGTGGCCGAGCCCAAGGTCATCCTTTTCGACGAGCCGCTCAGCAACTTGGACGCCAAGCTGCGTGAGGAGACGCGCAAGGAACTGCGGACCTTTCTGACCGAGCTGTCCATCACGGCGGTGTACGTGACTCATGACCGCATCGAGGCCCTGGCCTTGTCCGACTCCATCGCGGTCATGCGCGCGGGGCGGATCATTGAGATCGGTTCGCCGCAGAAAATCTACTTCGACGCGGACCACCGTTTCGTGGCCGACTTCATCGGCCGGGCGAACCTGGTCCCGGCCAAGGTCGTGAAGCAGGCCGAAAACGTCACCGTGGTCGAAACTTCTTTTGGGATCATCAACTGCCAGAAGAGGGACTTCGCCGAGGGCGCGCCGGTGACCCTGTGCATTCGTCCGGAATTCATCCGCGTGACTCCGGGCAGCGGCGAGGAGGGGGCCAATGTGGTCCAGGGCAAGGTCGAGTCCCTGGTCTTCATCGGCGAAGCCTTTGAAATGGAGATTCGGGCCGGAGACGAATTGCTGCTGGCCAAGGTCGATGCCGACACCCGCGCCCAGGTCGGGGATGCGCTGCATTTCACCCTTGATCCCGCCCACTGCCTGCTGGTTGCGGTTTAG
- a CDS encoding UDP-glucose/GDP-mannose dehydrogenase family protein, whose product MNICIVGTGYVGLVSAACFAEMGNAVTCVDINPEVITRLKKGDVHIYEPGLEAMVRRNAQEGRLTFTTDLSEGLKDSLFVFCCVGTPEGEDGTADLRYVHQVARDVGRHMNDYKIIVDKSTVPVGTADSVRATVQEELDRRGLKIEFDVVSNPEFLKEGDAVNDFMKPDRVVVGTDNVRTAELLKTLYAPYARSREKMIVMGVRSAEMTKYAANCMLATKISFINEIANICEQVGADVRDVRHGIGADHRIGYQFIYPGVGYGGSCFPKDVKALIGTAQGVGYEPQLLCAVDEVNDRQKTVIARKIESYFAEQGGVKGKTLALWGLAFKANTDDMREAPSLELIRHLTGLGMRVQAFDPVAGPNARRILADNPLVTICEDQYAALKDASALAVVTEWNQFRNPEFAKIKKALTAPILFDGRNLYSPTLMAAEGFAYFCVGR is encoded by the coding sequence ATGAATATATGTATTGTCGGAACGGGTTACGTGGGCCTGGTCTCCGCCGCCTGTTTCGCCGAGATGGGCAACGCCGTGACCTGTGTCGACATCAATCCCGAGGTCATCACGCGCCTCAAAAAGGGTGACGTGCACATCTATGAGCCCGGCCTGGAGGCCATGGTCCGCCGCAATGCCCAGGAGGGCCGCTTGACCTTCACCACAGACCTCTCCGAAGGTCTGAAGGACAGCCTTTTCGTGTTCTGCTGCGTAGGCACCCCCGAGGGCGAGGACGGCACCGCCGACCTGCGCTACGTGCATCAGGTGGCCCGCGACGTGGGTCGCCACATGAATGACTACAAGATCATCGTGGACAAATCCACTGTCCCCGTGGGCACCGCCGACAGCGTGCGCGCCACCGTGCAGGAGGAGCTGGACAGGCGTGGGCTCAAGATTGAGTTCGATGTGGTCTCCAACCCCGAATTCCTGAAGGAAGGCGACGCGGTCAACGATTTCATGAAGCCCGACCGCGTCGTGGTCGGCACGGACAACGTGCGCACCGCCGAGCTTTTGAAGACCCTCTACGCCCCGTATGCCCGCAGCCGCGAAAAGATGATCGTCATGGGCGTGCGCAGCGCGGAGATGACCAAGTACGCCGCCAACTGCATGCTGGCCACCAAGATTTCTTTTATCAACGAGATCGCCAACATTTGCGAGCAGGTCGGGGCCGACGTGCGCGACGTGCGCCACGGCATCGGCGCCGATCACCGCATCGGCTATCAGTTCATCTATCCGGGCGTGGGCTACGGCGGATCCTGCTTCCCCAAAGACGTGAAGGCGCTCATCGGCACGGCCCAGGGTGTGGGCTACGAGCCGCAGCTCCTTTGCGCCGTGGACGAGGTCAACGACCGCCAGAAGACCGTCATCGCACGCAAGATCGAGTCGTATTTCGCCGAACAGGGCGGGGTAAAGGGCAAGACTTTGGCGCTGTGGGGTCTGGCCTTCAAAGCCAACACCGACGACATGCGCGAAGCCCCTTCCCTGGAGCTGATCCGGCATCTGACGGGTCTTGGCATGCGGGTGCAGGCTTTCGATCCGGTGGCCGGTCCCAATGCGCGCCGCATTTTGGCCGATAACCCTCTGGTCACGATTTGCGAGGACCAGTACGCGGCCTTGAAAGACGCCTCGGCACTGGCCGTGGTCACGGAATGGAACCAGTTCCGCAACCCGGAATTCGCCAAGATCAAAAAGGCGCTGACCGCGCCCATCCTCTTCGACGGCCGCAATCTCTACTCTCCGACCCTCATGGCGGCGGAGGGGTTCGCCTATTTCTGCGTGGGTCGCTAG
- a CDS encoding NAD(P)H-hydrate dehydratase produces the protein MVTLLPTPEEMSRWDRLTIDEFGLSGQILMENASRAALYALKKEFGPLRAASVMVFAGPGNNGGDAFALARHLVNLGATVLILHAKHLAQYTQDSAYHLKLAMDMGIPCSYLPEYEMDLVPRIDIIVDGLLGTGFEGPLRPNMQAWIKSINKLGVHSYVLSLDIPSGLSGTTGQPMPQAVEADLTVTFEEAKLGLFLPPAKKHVGKLVTSKIGIPRHIKDQHPTAHVALGPDLADLLPEPSATMHKGDAGHILILGGSPGLTGAPMLAARAAFRSGAGLVSIACPKALTSAYGNFPEIMTLGLGNSDQWCSECFDSLLPSLSRFSAVVFGPGLGRTDGAMAFLERYLALPHARTLYDADALFLLAQRPDLLALIGPDAVLTPHPGEMANFFGVTAGAINLARACFAREFSFGRCVNLVLKGAATIVAGHEDPISISPFCAPNLAIGGSGDVLAGIIGSLMAQGHPPLTAARIGVYWHGYAGTQLANDFPYRGNTPMEIADYLPTALKEWKKCVQLKIS, from the coding sequence ATGGTTACCCTTTTGCCCACTCCCGAGGAAATGTCCCGCTGGGACAGACTGACCATCGATGAGTTCGGGCTGTCCGGACAAATCCTGATGGAAAACGCCAGCAGGGCCGCTCTCTATGCCCTTAAAAAAGAATTCGGCCCCTTGCGAGCCGCGTCGGTCATGGTTTTTGCCGGTCCCGGCAACAATGGCGGCGATGCCTTCGCCCTGGCCAGACATCTGGTCAATCTGGGAGCGACGGTCCTCATCCTGCACGCCAAGCACCTCGCGCAATATACCCAGGATTCCGCCTACCATCTGAAGCTGGCCATGGACATGGGCATCCCCTGCTCCTACCTGCCCGAATACGAGATGGATCTGGTGCCAAGGATCGACATTATCGTGGACGGCCTGCTCGGAACCGGCTTCGAGGGCCCGCTGCGACCTAATATGCAGGCATGGATCAAGTCCATCAACAAACTGGGCGTCCATTCCTATGTCCTGTCGCTGGACATCCCCTCGGGGCTCAGCGGCACCACGGGCCAGCCCATGCCTCAAGCGGTCGAAGCCGACCTGACCGTGACCTTCGAGGAGGCCAAGCTCGGACTCTTCCTGCCCCCGGCCAAAAAACATGTGGGCAAGCTGGTCACGTCCAAGATCGGCATTCCCCGCCACATCAAGGACCAGCATCCCACCGCCCACGTTGCCCTGGGGCCGGACCTTGCGGATCTGCTGCCTGAACCGAGCGCGACCATGCACAAGGGAGACGCAGGACATATTCTGATCCTGGGCGGCTCCCCCGGCCTGACCGGCGCGCCCATGCTTGCGGCCCGGGCGGCCTTTCGCTCCGGTGCCGGACTGGTCAGCATCGCGTGTCCCAAGGCCCTGACTTCGGCCTACGGAAACTTCCCCGAAATCATGACTCTGGGCCTCGGCAATTCTGACCAGTGGTGCTCAGAGTGCTTCGATTCCCTGCTGCCGAGTCTTTCGCGCTTCTCCGCCGTGGTCTTCGGGCCCGGCCTTGGCCGCACCGACGGAGCCATGGCCTTTCTGGAACGCTATCTGGCCCTGCCTCACGCCAGGACCCTCTACGATGCCGACGCCCTCTTCCTCCTGGCCCAGCGCCCCGACCTCCTGGCCCTCATCGGCCCGGACGCGGTGCTGACCCCGCATCCCGGCGAGATGGCCAATTTCTTCGGCGTCACGGCCGGGGCCATCAATCTCGCCAGGGCCTGCTTTGCACGAGAATTTTCATTCGGACGCTGCGTCAATCTGGTCTTGAAGGGCGCGGCGACCATCGTCGCCGGACACGAAGACCCCATTTCCATCTCACCCTTCTGCGCCCCGAACCTGGCCATTGGCGGATCGGGCGACGTCCTCGCCGGAATCATCGGCAGTCTGATGGCCCAAGGGCACCCGCCATTGACCGCCGCCCGGATCGGCGTGTATTGGCACGGGTATGCGGGCACTCAGCTCGCCAATGATTTCCCGTACCGGGGCAACACCCCCATGGAAATCGCCGATTACCTGCCAACCGCCTTGAAGGAGTGGAAAAAATGCGTACAGCTCAAGATATCATGA
- the potA gene encoding spermidine/putrescine ABC transporter ATP-binding protein PotA, with amino-acid sequence MTDSAAQSRALPIVQLRNVAKSYDGQHALTDVSLDVQRGEFLTILGPSGCGKTTILRLVAGFESATAGSIFIDGTIVTDLPPERRNVNTVFQSYALFPHMNVFDNVAFGLRMKKRPAAEVFAEVRETLRLVQLEGFDMRMVGKLSGGQQQRVAIARAIINRPLVLLLDEPLSALDYRLRKQMQLDLKHLQRKLGITFVLVTHDQEEAFSMSDRVVVMNNGHIEQIGTPVSVYEEPRNLYVARFVGEINIIDAEVVELGEARARVRAQGLDVFMRTSHAFRPGEKVHILLRPEDLRVETLKDLAEDPELEDVFARDRSLVGTVEETIYKGATYDVVVRLDAGGTVTATEFFNEDDETVYFRAADRVAVSWVEGWEVVLPHEK; translated from the coding sequence ATGACGGATTCCGCTGCGCAGAGCCGGGCGTTGCCGATCGTTCAATTGCGGAACGTGGCAAAGAGTTACGATGGTCAGCATGCCCTGACGGACGTGTCCCTCGACGTGCAGCGCGGCGAGTTTTTGACCATCCTTGGGCCTTCGGGTTGCGGCAAGACAACCATCCTGCGCCTTGTGGCCGGCTTTGAAAGCGCCACCGCCGGATCCATATTCATTGACGGCACGATCGTGACCGATCTCCCTCCGGAGCGCCGCAATGTCAATACGGTCTTTCAGAGCTACGCGCTTTTCCCGCACATGAACGTGTTCGACAACGTCGCCTTTGGGCTGCGCATGAAGAAGCGCCCGGCCGCCGAAGTCTTTGCCGAAGTCCGCGAGACCTTGCGGCTGGTCCAGCTCGAAGGTTTCGATATGCGCATGGTCGGCAAACTTTCCGGCGGGCAGCAGCAGCGCGTGGCCATTGCCAGGGCCATAATCAACCGGCCTCTCGTCCTGCTCCTGGATGAGCCTCTTTCCGCTCTCGATTACCGGCTGCGCAAGCAAATGCAGCTTGATCTCAAACACTTGCAGCGCAAGCTCGGCATCACCTTTGTCCTGGTCACCCACGACCAGGAAGAGGCCTTTTCCATGTCCGACCGCGTCGTGGTCATGAACAACGGCCATATCGAGCAGATCGGCACTCCGGTCAGCGTGTACGAGGAGCCCCGCAACCTCTACGTGGCCCGCTTCGTAGGCGAGATCAACATCATCGACGCCGAGGTGGTGGAGCTGGGCGAGGCCCGCGCCAGGGTGCGGGCCCAGGGGCTCGACGTGTTCATGCGCACCAGCCATGCCTTCCGGCCCGGCGAGAAGGTGCACATCCTGCTGCGCCCCGAGGATCTGCGGGTCGAGACGCTAAAAGATCTGGCCGAGGACCCTGAGTTGGAAGACGTCTTTGCCCGTGACCGCTCCCTGGTGGGCACGGTGGAGGAGACGATCTACAAGGGTGCGACCTATGACGTCGTGGTCCGGCTCGATGCCGGCGGCACGGTCACGGCCACGGAATTTTTCAACGAGGACGACGAGACCGTGTATTTTCGGGCCGCCGATCGGGTGGCCGTGAGCTGGGTCGAGGGCTGGGAAGTGGTGCTGCCGCATGAAAAATGA
- a CDS encoding CBS domain-containing protein translates to MRTAQDIMTTEIITISPEADISEAVKILLDKGVNGLPVVDSTGQLVGILCQSDLVRMQKSLPIPSLFTLLDGFVPMSSSALLEAEVRRIAASKVSDAMSAKVVTIGPDMTIDEIAALMVDKKFHTLPVTNKGQLLGVVGKKDVIKTLIPHS, encoded by the coding sequence ATGCGTACAGCTCAAGATATCATGACCACCGAGATCATCACCATCAGCCCCGAGGCAGACATTAGCGAAGCCGTGAAAATCCTGCTCGACAAGGGTGTCAACGGACTTCCAGTGGTCGACAGCACCGGCCAGCTGGTCGGCATCCTGTGTCAGAGCGATCTGGTCCGCATGCAGAAAAGCCTGCCCATCCCCTCTCTTTTCACCCTGCTGGACGGCTTCGTGCCCATGTCCTCCTCGGCGCTGCTTGAAGCCGAGGTCAGGCGCATTGCCGCTTCCAAGGTTTCCGACGCCATGAGCGCGAAAGTGGTCACCATCGGTCCGGACATGACTATCGACGAAATCGCGGCCCTCATGGTCGACAAAAAATTCCACACCCTGCCTGTCACGAACAAAGGCCAGTTGCTGGGTGTTGTCGGCAAGAAAGACGTCATTAAAACCCTGATCCCTCATTCATGA
- the potC gene encoding spermidine/putrescine ABC transporter permease PotC, translating into MRKLRVLYVTLVFVFLYLPLGVMIAYSFNSSRFSMAWKGLTLDWYVKLFGNTALMQAALHSLLIAALAATCSSILGTLIAMALQRWRFPSRKVIHTSLFVMMMSPDIVIGISLLVLFMALSLPLGFWTLLMAHITLCVPFVSITVYGRLQGFDPHVVEAARDLGAGEYEVFRHVVLPMVFPAVLAGWFLSFTLSIDDVIISFFTTGPTFEVLPLRIYSMVRLGLKPEVNALCAIMILITVVAVFVSQRFLKEK; encoded by the coding sequence ATGCGAAAGCTGCGCGTTCTTTACGTCACGCTGGTCTTTGTCTTCCTGTATCTGCCGCTGGGCGTCATGATCGCTTATTCGTTCAACTCGTCCCGTTTTTCCATGGCCTGGAAAGGTCTGACCCTGGACTGGTATGTAAAGCTCTTCGGCAACACCGCGCTTATGCAGGCGGCCCTGCACTCGCTTCTTATCGCGGCGCTGGCGGCAACTTGCTCCAGCATCCTGGGCACGCTCATCGCCATGGCCCTGCAGCGCTGGCGTTTTCCGTCGCGCAAGGTCATCCATACCTCGCTTTTTGTCATGATGATGTCTCCGGATATCGTTATCGGCATTTCGCTTTTGGTGCTCTTCATGGCCCTGTCCCTGCCGCTGGGGTTCTGGACCCTACTCATGGCCCACATCACCCTGTGCGTGCCCTTTGTCAGCATCACCGTCTACGGCCGTCTGCAGGGGTTCGACCCGCACGTAGTGGAAGCCGCCCGGGACCTCGGGGCGGGTGAGTACGAGGTCTTCAGGCATGTGGTCTTGCCCATGGTTTTTCCCGCTGTTCTGGCCGGGTGGTTCCTCAGTTTCACCCTGTCCATCGACGACGTGATCATCAGTTTCTTCACCACCGGACCCACGTTCGAGGTCCTGCCTTTGCGCATCTATTCCATGGTCCGCCTGGGCCTCAAACCCGAGGTCAATGCCCTGTGTGCGATCATGATCCTTATAACCGTTGTGGCTGTCTTCGTGTCGCAGCGCTTTCTGAAGGAGAAATAA